The Pseudophryne corroboree isolate aPseCor3 chromosome 12, aPseCor3.hap2, whole genome shotgun sequence genomic sequence aggACTTGTTGCCATTTTTAAGGCGAATgtggattcaccctattcaatagcagggacgtttttttgcctaggcgaaaaattcagcaggagcaaaaaaaATGTGGATTCccgaatccacatgttttctcacctgcgccGGTGAAAAAGCTGGCCGTTTTtgacgattttgaggcatttttcgccaatgccttttaacacaaaaaaggtgaaaaggcattggcgaaaatgccttaaaaatggttGAAAACGGCCCGAAACTGAATAGGCAGGGGGCAAATTCAACAGCTCTGAGATtacgctgatggggagttagagggaaggtgaaGGCAGGGGCGCTgacaggggagttagagggagagtgagagCATGGGCGCAGACGGGGTGTTAAAGGGTGGTTGAAggcggggggagttacagggagggtgagggcagggacgctgaggggggagttacagggagggcgagggcatcctgaggggggaggtacagggacagtaagggtaggggcactgaggggggagttacagggagggtgagggtagggatgctgaggggggagttacagagagggtgagggctgggacgctgaggggggagttagagggagagtgagggcacctTGGGGGGATGCTACAGGgacggtaagggtaggggcactgaggggggagttacagggagggtgagggctgggacgctgggggggggggggagttagagggagggtggtgACAAAGCTGCGGAAAGCTGTGacaaagtgcgcatgcgcagactgccaGGGGGAGCGCAGCACAGACCGAGCACAACGGCGATAGAACtctagtggccgcggcggtgatgggGAAGGGGAAGAGAAAGCAGATGGGGAGCTAAGGAGCAGCGGGGCAGTGACTACTCCGATCGCAGTGAAAACGGCAATTAACGCAGCggcggttagtacatcccgcccacagagaggtgaggacaagagagagaggtgaggacgagagagaaagagagggaggatgagagagggaggtgaggacgtcagccactcACCCTGGCAGATCTCCTTTCCCTGTTGATAGTGAGCTCTTTCAGGCTGCAGCTGGCCCTGCTGCTAGGGGCCGGATTCCGGGACTGCCTGGGTGACGTGTCTCATCAGGGCCAGGGACTCAGGCAGGCTGCTGCAGACGAGTTGGCGGACAGCCATGTGTTGTGCCAAACGCCGTCGCCCAACGCCgtggtgctgctcctcctccttgtctcccctgcgGCTGTCCCTGCACTTATTGCAGTAGGCGCTGGCCATGGCTGGGTGCGCGGAGCGGAGGACACAAAGACTCCCAGGAGCAGCATGCACCAGACAAGGAGGAGATCAGGCCAAAGCTGCCGATCACTGAGAACTGCGCCACACTGTTTACATGCACTGGCCATTCGCGATGGATTGCTTTTGCCTaggaagaggtgggggggggggggagaagagggaaGCGGAGTAGAGGGGACAGACACCGGGACACGGGAGAGGCATGCAGCAGCAGACAGCCATTCCGCTACAAGATGTTGTGACCAGGAGGCGCACGCAGGCAGCAGATACCGCGGGTGAGACTCTGCGCAGCTGTGGTGGGAGACGGCGCCATACGCAGATGCGTAGGTTGCGATATTGGCCGTCCAGCCCTGATCGCTCCTCTCCGCTGCCCCCTTGCCTGCCCCCCGTTCCGACGCCCCTGGCCGTTAGTAAAGAGGCAAGGAGGGGGGGAGCTggtcttcatgctgccggcgccgctgctgcctgtcagagtgacaggcgctgacagccggcagcaacagcatcagtaaggtcgcagagcggggagagcgcctctccgaccCGGCGCCTCCCTtctttgcaggaccttgctgagcgggtagcgccgggcctgggccccacaaatttgttgtcttggggcccccacagaccttaatctggccctgctggggTGACATGTCTCAGTGTCATCCACCTGCGTGGAGCAATATCCGAGGCATTAGGAAGGATGCCAGGCTGTGGATTCAAATTAGAGTCATTACCAGGGATGAGAAGATGTGGATTCTATCCCACTGACCTAGCTTATGCTGTAATTTACGGGGGAATTATCTCAGCATCAACAACCAAATTTATACAACATCAGAGACACGAAGTAAAAATCCAGGTCAGCTGATGGCGGCTAGCATCTGAACGAGAAATTTATGTTCAAAATCACACCATGCATACTGTAACACATTTGTCCACACACTGTGTGCTAGTCCACTGTGCCTGGGTAGCCATCAAGCAGGTATGAAGACTTCTGTTTATCAGTTAGGTACAAAAAAACTtatgataagggccctcattccgagtcgttcgctcggtatttttcatcgcatcgcagtgaaattccgcttagtgcgcatgcgcaatattcgcactgcgactgcgccaagtatctttgctatgaagatagtatttttactcacggctttttcatcgctccggcgatcgtaatgtgattgacaggaaatgggtgttactgggcggaaacaggccgttttatgggagtgtggctgaaaacgctaccgtttccggaaaaaacgcaggagtggtcggagaaacgggggagtggttgggcgaacgctgggtgtgtttgtgacgtcaaaccaggaacgacaagcactgaactgatcgcacaggcagagtaagtctggagctactctaaaactgctaagtagtttgtgagcgcaatattgcgaatacatcggtcgcaattttaagatgctaagacactcccagtaggcggcggcttagcgtgtgtaactctgctaaattcgccttgcgaccgatcaactcggaatgagggccaatatgctttATTGTGGTGATAAACATGTATGACATATTTAGGTTATTCTGCTGGGCAGGGCTCAGAAATGCTAATAAAGTATATACTGTATTCTATTGCTGACATCACACCAAAGGATTTATATTATAATCTATCTGTGAAAATATAATTTGATATTTATCATGAGTTGCTGAAATCCTGTATGTGTGGAATATGATAATCAGTAAAGGAGATCTGGGCTTAGCAtggtacaggcttggactggcccacaggggtaccggggaaaccaccagtgggccccactgcctggggggccctcttcctgctttaaggatcaggttccagactgtgcacttgaattatacattatacatatgttaccttatactggactatggtgtattttctacagtgcattgctgttattaatctgttactaatctggtacattaccatgcatgcagtAGCTGAATTTACTGAATATATTTAGGAAGGGGCCcaaacgttgcactctctaatggttagtcaaaccaatgaggtagcaggccacaccccctctgcggactggccacacccctaaacacaggccccaggtgggccctacatgccccagtccgacactggtatgGTATAATATACAGTAAGCTTCAGAAGTGTAATGTGATGGGTTTGGTCTCCTCTGCAGGGCTCGGGCCATTTCCTGCCATTATGGACCTTTATGGAACAGGTGGAGGTCTCATGGAACACAGAGCCAGCCTGTTGGCCAGCCGTGGCTACCTAACTATGGCACTGGCATATTTTGATTATGATGACCTCCCAAACAACCTTGGAGGGCTGCACTTGAATTACTTCAGAGAAGCATTGGAATTCCTAAAGCGTCACCCAAAGGTATTTTTGTACTTATAGTTCATACATTTGATCAGATCTTCACTATGgggttaattcagtaaggattgcaaattcggctaattagcagaatttgcaatcctttggatcaaatgctgggggccgcccatcacagggcaaggccgcccagcatgctgaatgtTCTAAACAACATTATTATGTAAGTGTGGTGTAGTAGACCAGATAAAACATAGGAAGCAGAAAGAAAAGGGACATGGTGTTTAATTTCAAACTGGAGAGGATTATATGGTTATAAATCATGAATTACATTATACAGTATTTCTCTAACagcttcaggggtctatttactaagccttggatggagataaagtaccaaccaatcggctcctaactgccatgtcacaggctgtgtttgaaaaatgacagttagtagccgattggttggtactttatctccatctactttatcttcatccaaggcttagtacatagacccctcaatTGTGTAAGATACCTAAGGCAAATTATGAAAAGATTTGCATGGATAAAGAAAATACAAATTTGGAGAGGGTGACTGACGCTGTCTGTAACGTTGTTTTAGGTGAACAAACGAGGAGGAATTGGGATAATCGGCCTTTCTAAAGGTGCTGAACTGGCCGTCACCATGGCGGCCTTCCTTCCTGGGATCAAGGCAGTTGTCAGTGTCTCTGGCTGCAATGCCAATACTTTTGCCCCTTTACCATGTGACGATTTTGTGCTGCCATGCCTGCGGTTCAACACTGAGAAGATCAAGTTCACCGAAGCTGGGGAAATGGATTTTTCTGAGTCCATGGATGATCCCATGGACCCAGCATGCCAAGAGTGCCTCATTCCAGCCGAGAGATCCTCTGCTGCCTTCCTGCTGTTTTCTGGACTGGATGACAAGAACTGGCCCAGTGCATCTTATAGCAAACAGCTGGTTGCTCGTCTCATTGAGCACAAGAAGGACGTGGAGGCTTATTACTATCCAGGAGCTGGCCACCTCTTGGAACCTCCTTATTTTCCTCTGTGCAATGCTTCCAACCACAAGCTATTGGGTATGCCAGTGCTGTGGGGAGGCCAGCTGAAAGCGCATGCCAAAGCACAGGAGGACGTGTGGAAAAAGATCCAAGCTTTTTTCTCCAAGCACCTTAAGCAAGATCATTTGCAGAGCCACCTGTAGGTCCTACCTGGGTTTTATGGAAAGAGTATACCTTGCTTAAATAGCCATGTTCCCATCTAAGCCTCACCAGTAACTGCCATTGATTCCATCATTATGTAGAACAGAAATTAAAAGCCAATGTTGTAACTGTAAAAACCAGTGGTACAAATTTCTAATAATAAAGGAGATATACTTTCAAATGGTAGTGGTACTTCATGCCAGAACAATCACCGGGTTGTTTGTATGGTGGCCCCTGACTGCTCACATGTGAGCCTAGGTATTCAGAAGTCTTCTGCACTAGCATTGTAGTCTGCTACTTTATGGCCAAATGATATTTCAGGGTGTGTTATTTCCTACAATAAAAAATAGCAATTTACACTCTATGCGGCCTTTCCCTTGGATGGACAGAAATAGATTAATTTACCTTTAAAAATCTTCCTATTTAGGTACTGattccagtggcaaacgcaagatttctaaaggggggtttccaaatgcttgaatttagggggtcattccgacccgatcgctcgctgcagtttattgcagcaatCGGGCCGGATCTGCGCATGCTGgacagccgaaggccgttgtaccgtagcgatcgcctctgcctgattgacaggcagaggcggtcgctgggtgggaggaggctggacggcgacgttaagccgccgtttaggggggagagatccggccaatgcaggcgtggccggaccattgggggggggggcgagctgcggcggctgcgtgacgtcacacgcagccgctgcgacccgggcagcgaagaggttctcccggacagccgcatgtctgagtgcctgatcgtatctgtgctaaatttataTTACTTTATTATAGATCTGAGTAGATCTCAAAAACGTGCAGCTGTAGTAAAATTGTATTTTAGACTATTACCATTGTGGTCCAAGGTgatggctggggaggggggtttccaggcaaccagaaattcCCCCTGCGTTTGCTTATGGATTCAAGGAAAAATTGTGTTGTGTTGAAATCTACAGGTTGTGGCGTGCTTTAATAGTGCTAACGTTTGTGTTGGCatatcaataaggcagaggcgatcgctaggcaacgacggccttcggttgtctggcatgcgccggcgcactgcggcgtcggcgcatgcgcagtactgacccaatcgcactgctgcgataaaatgCAGCATGTGATCAGGTCAGATTGACCCCCAATTATAACATAGTGGAAGCTAGATGTGATCACACAAAGTCTCCCCAATATCAATTTGTACTGTGGGTTGGATTCATTGATGCAGCTGTTGTGCGTATGCGGTCCATCTTTGTATGCagctgctgtgctaaaatatgctaataaTGCGCAGGAGGCGTCTTGTTTAAATGGATGACTCCTGCTGGGTTTTGTGGTCAGTTGCTGGGTCTGAAGGCACAAGATCGAATCTCTCTGGGTGAagtgaacatcggtcatctgagttaCCCTCACGTTACTCAGGATGGCCAATGTTTACATACAGCCGAGGCCAGTGAAGCTGCGTCCGAGGACACAGCCACTGGCATTGGCACGCCCACTGTCCTCTGCACATATTCTGGAATGCTGGACGTTGCCACCCCTTCCACGCCCCCAATTGTCAGCACCCTGTCAGTCAGTCACCGGGCACTGCAAGTGATCCCGCATCTCTGAATCCGGCCCTGTGTGTCTATTTCATGTTTTCTCAAGCTTccatggatttatttatttatttttcaaataaaTGTTTATATTGGAGCATGACAAGTACAGAATCAAAGTAGTACTTGCAATATGAATACAATa encodes the following:
- the LOC134980699 gene encoding acyl-coenzyme A thioesterase 1-like; this translates as MIRAPAASKLCVYRCCRSMSSVSLQLSPDRCLFDAPLRLRASGLSPGQDVTVHTALADDGGEMFTSLARYRVGSSGELDLTRSQALEGGSFTGIEPEGPLWSLEPRTAYRRLLKREMKTPFQLRFSLHRGHGEPGPLLASATQERSFMGEGVTRVHVRQGRVRGNLFLPPGLGPFPAIMDLYGTGGGLMEHRASLLASRGYLTMALAYFDYDDLPNNLGGLHLNYFREALEFLKRHPKVNKRGGIGIIGLSKGAELAVTMAAFLPGIKAVVSVSGCNANTFAPLPCDDFVLPCLRFNTEKIKFTEAGEMDFSESMDDPMDPACQECLIPAERSSAAFLLFSGLDDKNWPSASYSKQLVARLIEHKKDVEAYYYPGAGHLLEPPYFPLCNASNHKLLGMPVLWGGQLKAHAKAQEDVWKKIQAFFSKHLKQDHLQSHL